A stretch of the Nitratireductor thuwali genome encodes the following:
- a CDS encoding DUF7146 domain-containing protein: MTDTASDITRRLAREAEAVCRHYLSNGRRQGRYWIVGDARNTPGRSLYVRLTGPTHGPGAAGKWTDAATGEHGDLLDLIASARQLHTFGETLDEARRFLSLPRLEPPRRQRQSAPAGSPEAARRLFAMGRPVAGTLAERYLHRRRLIGLGDAPALRFHPHCYYWREDQPKEAPPETWPALLAKVTDGHGNLTGVHRTWLDPATARKAPLNPPRKAMGNLLGHGVRIGAATDILAAGEGLESTLSLRMGLPDLPIIAALSANHLAALILPAGLRRLYIAADADEAGAMAADKLTERADAVGIETIRLAPLGDDFNEDLRKLGRDKLQVHLSQQLATADLSRLLSCDP; the protein is encoded by the coding sequence ATGACCGATACAGCATCCGACATCACGCGACGGCTCGCGCGCGAGGCGGAGGCCGTTTGCCGCCATTATCTCTCCAACGGCCGCAGGCAAGGCCGCTACTGGATCGTCGGCGACGCCCGGAACACGCCGGGGCGCAGTCTCTATGTGCGCCTGACAGGACCAACTCATGGTCCGGGCGCTGCCGGGAAATGGACCGACGCCGCCACGGGCGAACATGGCGATCTGCTCGACCTCATAGCTTCCGCGCGGCAACTACACACCTTCGGCGAGACACTCGATGAGGCACGGCGCTTCCTGAGTCTGCCACGCCTCGAACCGCCACGACGTCAGCGCCAATCCGCGCCTGCCGGATCACCGGAGGCGGCGCGTCGTCTCTTCGCCATGGGGCGGCCGGTCGCTGGAACGCTCGCCGAACGCTATCTGCATCGACGCCGTCTCATCGGTCTTGGCGATGCGCCAGCGCTTCGGTTTCATCCGCATTGCTACTATTGGCGCGAAGATCAGCCGAAAGAGGCGCCGCCAGAGACTTGGCCTGCATTGCTTGCAAAGGTCACGGACGGACACGGCAACCTCACTGGCGTCCATCGCACGTGGCTCGATCCGGCGACAGCCCGCAAGGCGCCGCTCAATCCGCCGCGCAAGGCCATGGGAAATCTGCTCGGCCATGGCGTGCGGATCGGGGCCGCGACCGACATTCTTGCTGCCGGCGAAGGGCTGGAAAGCACGCTGTCACTGCGCATGGGGTTACCCGACCTGCCGATCATCGCCGCGTTATCGGCCAACCATCTCGCCGCGCTGATCCTGCCGGCAGGGCTTCGGCGTCTCTATATCGCGGCCGACGCCGACGAAGCAGGCGCCATGGCGGCTGACAAACTGACGGAACGCGCAGATGCCGTCGGCATCGAGACGATCCGGCTTGCTCCCCTTGGCGACGACTTCAACGAAGACCTCCGCAAGCTCGGGCGGGATAAACTCCAGGTGCATCTCAGTCAGCAACTGGCCACGGCCGATCTATCGCGGCTGCTTTCCTGCGATCCCTGA
- a CDS encoding metallophosphoesterase family protein → MTLRVIHTSDWQIGKVFRFVDPAIMGLLQEARLRAVGKIGELAKEHGVQHVLVAGDVYDMEALSPRSLNQPLERMRNFADTHWHLLPGNHDPHRPNGLWDQLLRKGLPANVHVYTEPGPVTFEEDSLSILPAPLYHRRRLDDPTAYMDDVALRDGLFRVGIAHGTVTGFGSEDRDVPNFIAPDRPARAGLSYLAMGDWHGQKKINERCWYSGTPETDAFDVTGGGQALLVEIDAHERAPEVTPLPTGHYEWLTQSEQINSREDIDRLAGTLRTVAADLDRVLIRLAIEGAVSLDDRQYFENEVVDGVSAAFCFMRVDDRRLFPHPTAEDLDRIDRGGFVRAAAEELKRKSEEGSDDERAIAAEALQRLYIEHMKLQAGRQ, encoded by the coding sequence ATGACTCTGCGAGTAATACACACATCAGACTGGCAAATCGGCAAGGTATTTCGTTTCGTAGATCCTGCTATTATGGGCCTCCTCCAAGAAGCTCGCTTGCGCGCTGTCGGCAAGATCGGCGAGTTGGCGAAAGAACACGGTGTTCAACATGTGCTAGTTGCCGGCGACGTCTATGACATGGAAGCCTTGTCGCCGCGTTCGCTTAACCAGCCGCTGGAGCGGATGCGCAACTTCGCCGATACGCATTGGCACCTGCTCCCCGGCAATCACGACCCGCATCGCCCCAACGGACTTTGGGATCAACTCCTGCGCAAGGGGCTTCCCGCGAACGTCCATGTCTATACGGAGCCGGGGCCTGTCACCTTTGAAGAAGACTCGCTGTCGATCCTTCCGGCCCCTCTCTATCACCGCCGGCGGCTTGATGATCCGACGGCCTATATGGACGATGTGGCGTTGCGGGACGGGCTGTTCCGTGTCGGGATTGCCCACGGCACGGTGACCGGCTTCGGATCGGAGGATCGCGACGTTCCCAACTTCATTGCGCCAGACCGCCCGGCCCGTGCCGGCCTGTCATATCTTGCAATGGGCGACTGGCATGGACAAAAGAAGATCAACGAGCGCTGCTGGTACAGCGGTACACCGGAGACCGATGCCTTCGATGTGACCGGTGGCGGCCAGGCGCTGCTGGTGGAAATCGACGCTCATGAGCGCGCACCGGAAGTCACACCGCTGCCGACCGGCCACTACGAATGGCTCACGCAATCGGAGCAGATCAACAGCCGCGAGGACATAGACCGCCTCGCTGGAACGCTGCGGACGGTCGCCGCTGACCTGGATCGCGTGCTCATCCGTTTGGCGATTGAAGGCGCCGTGTCGCTTGATGACCGCCAATATTTCGAGAACGAAGTGGTGGATGGCGTATCAGCCGCGTTCTGTTTCATGCGCGTTGATGACCGGCGCCTGTTCCCGCACCCGACGGCGGAGGACCTTGACCGGATCGATCGCGGCGGCTTCGTCCGTGCGGCGGCGGAAGAGCTGAAACGCAAATCCGAGGAAGGCAGCGACGACGAACGGGCCATTGCCGCCGAGGCGTTGCAGCGTCTTTATATCGAGCACATGAAGCTCCAGGCGGGCCGCCAATGA
- a CDS encoding DUF932 domain-containing protein, translating into MTNLTLDGRRDANGGYTVDVSRGERIGRVSSEWFSRPDDERYLSLSELFAAVKGRAERSRTRTVESAAIRVEAHRDDPENLALILPEADAPAAPTHWSFGQLASLVSAPAAYLRQLPAPLAGINLQYGLTSHRAEQIKTLETEDGRTELRAVTGPDYGRIYDHELVAAVQKIAGNGTGDTRWKVPGMLDWSSGVYNPMVDVTKDTTTLYASDRDVFLFLVDDMNPIEAGKLPDGSPDLYFRGFYCWNSEVGAKALGIASFYLRAVCQNRNLWGVEDFQEISIRHSKYAANRFAHEAAPALTRFADSSPRPFVEGIRAARERIVARSDDDRTDFLRKRGFSKAETARIVETILVEEGRPPESVFDFVQGITAVARSKPQQDARLDMEGKAKKLLERAA; encoded by the coding sequence ATGACCAACCTTACCCTGGACGGCCGGCGCGACGCGAACGGCGGCTACACAGTCGATGTATCTCGCGGAGAGCGGATTGGCCGCGTCTCCTCGGAGTGGTTTTCGCGGCCCGATGACGAGCGCTACCTGTCCTTGTCGGAGCTCTTCGCGGCGGTGAAGGGCCGCGCCGAGCGCAGCCGCACGCGCACGGTCGAAAGCGCCGCGATCCGCGTCGAGGCGCATCGCGACGACCCGGAAAACCTGGCGCTCATCCTGCCCGAAGCCGACGCGCCAGCCGCGCCGACCCATTGGAGCTTCGGCCAGCTGGCCAGCCTGGTCAGCGCCCCGGCAGCCTATCTGCGCCAGCTCCCGGCGCCGCTCGCGGGCATCAATCTGCAATACGGGCTCACCTCGCACCGCGCCGAGCAGATCAAGACGCTGGAAACCGAGGATGGGCGTACCGAGCTGCGCGCCGTCACCGGCCCGGACTATGGCCGCATCTACGACCACGAACTCGTCGCCGCCGTGCAGAAGATCGCGGGGAACGGGACCGGCGATACGCGCTGGAAAGTGCCCGGCATGCTCGACTGGTCGAGCGGCGTCTACAACCCGATGGTCGACGTCACCAAGGACACGACGACGCTCTACGCCTCCGATCGCGACGTCTTCCTCTTCCTGGTCGACGATATGAATCCGATCGAGGCAGGCAAACTGCCGGACGGATCGCCGGATCTCTATTTCCGGGGCTTTTATTGCTGGAACTCGGAAGTCGGCGCCAAGGCGCTCGGCATCGCCAGTTTCTATCTCCGCGCCGTCTGCCAGAACCGCAATCTCTGGGGCGTCGAAGACTTCCAGGAGATTAGCATCCGGCATTCCAAATACGCCGCCAACCGCTTCGCGCACGAGGCGGCGCCGGCGCTGACCCGCTTCGCCGACTCCTCGCCACGCCCCTTCGTCGAAGGTATCCGTGCGGCGCGCGAGCGGATCGTCGCCCGCAGTGACGACGACCGCACCGACTTCCTCCGCAAGCGGGGCTTCTCCAAGGCGGAGACGGCCAGGATCGTCGAGACGATCCTTGTCGAGGAAGGCCGCCCGCCAGAGTCCGTGTTCGACTTCGTGCAGGGCATCACTGCCGTGGCCCGGTCGAAGCCTCAGCAGGACGCCCGGCTCGATATGGAGGGCAAGGCGAAGAAACTCCTGGAGCGCGCGGCGTAG
- a CDS encoding ArsR/SmtB family transcription factor — protein MAKYHETPIDRTFFALADPTRRQVLERLKSEPELSISALAEPLPIKMPGLMKHLAVLSDAGLISRTKTGRVVTVRLAAEPLSEAADWLHHFEALWTVSLDRLAALVEEDSEE, from the coding sequence ATGGCAAAGTATCACGAGACACCGATCGACCGCACCTTTTTTGCGCTCGCGGACCCGACGCGGCGACAGGTTCTCGAGCGGCTGAAGTCGGAACCCGAACTCTCCATAAGCGCGCTGGCAGAGCCCCTGCCGATCAAGATGCCCGGGCTGATGAAACATCTCGCCGTTCTGTCGGATGCGGGATTGATCTCAAGAACGAAAACCGGCCGCGTCGTAACCGTCCGTCTGGCGGCGGAACCGCTGAGTGAGGCGGCGGACTGGCTGCATCATTTCGAAGCCTTGTGGACCGTCAGCCTCGACCGTCTGGCCGCCCTCGTGGAGGAGGACAGCGAGGAATGA
- a CDS encoding DUF2493 domain-containing protein encodes MTAETTEPMASSATAVALEELQLYGYRPFADEPDPRPLPETDALQAAMADIFDALAATLSDTRLEPDLEDLLWSVTNLFHRTAARVDRELDDNEQAQKRSQREQDGSEVRSVELEALTAQGVTLIERRNAYELMRDIAADHFETLIGQPWRPHSGSRISRRTLTAAMIDSRDYLTAKRRAEIEPLLPTGPRVAFSGGIDVTDHHAIWAALDRVKTKHADMVLLHGGSPKGAEKIAACWADARKCQQIVFKPDWKRHGKAAPFKRNDALLEAMPIGLILFPGSGITDNLADKAKKLGVPLFDFRSPKRTIQPA; translated from the coding sequence ATGACAGCCGAGACCACCGAACCAATGGCCAGTTCCGCAACCGCCGTCGCGCTCGAAGAATTGCAGCTCTACGGCTACCGGCCTTTCGCCGACGAGCCCGATCCGAGACCCTTGCCCGAAACCGATGCCCTCCAGGCTGCGATGGCCGACATCTTCGACGCACTCGCCGCAACGCTGAGCGATACGCGTCTAGAACCGGACCTCGAAGACCTGCTCTGGTCCGTAACGAATTTGTTCCATCGCACAGCCGCCCGCGTCGACCGCGAACTCGACGACAACGAACAGGCCCAGAAACGCTCGCAGCGCGAACAGGACGGATCGGAAGTGCGCTCCGTCGAGCTCGAAGCCCTGACGGCGCAGGGCGTCACGCTGATCGAGCGGCGCAATGCCTACGAACTCATGCGCGACATCGCCGCCGACCACTTCGAGACCCTTATCGGCCAGCCCTGGCGTCCGCACTCGGGATCACGGATCAGTCGCCGCACGCTGACAGCCGCCATGATCGACAGCCGCGACTATCTGACAGCGAAGCGGCGCGCCGAGATCGAGCCTCTCCTGCCAACTGGCCCACGCGTGGCTTTCTCCGGCGGGATCGACGTCACCGACCATCACGCCATCTGGGCGGCGCTCGACCGGGTGAAGACCAAGCACGCCGACATGGTGCTCCTGCATGGCGGATCGCCCAAAGGCGCCGAAAAGATCGCTGCTTGCTGGGCCGACGCCCGAAAATGCCAGCAGATCGTCTTCAAGCCGGATTGGAAACGCCACGGGAAGGCCGCGCCGTTCAAGCGCAACGACGCACTCCTGGAGGCGATGCCCATCGGGCTCATCCTCTTTCCGGGGTCCGGAATCACCGACAACCTGGCCGATAAAGCCAAAAAGCTCGGTGTGCCGCTCTTCGATTTCCGGTCTCCGAAACGCACCATACAGCCAGCGTGA
- a CDS encoding ParB/RepB/Spo0J family partition protein, with protein sequence MTKSQKIRLSASRDIPFNKLVLSQSNVRRVKAGVSIEELAEDIARRTLLSSITVRPVLDDDGAETGMFEIPAGGRRYRALELLVKQKRLNRTAPVPCIVRTDGLAEEDSLAENVQRAPLHPLDQFRAFQAMREKGKSEEEIAAAFFVSANVVKQRLKLAAVSPSLLDAYAEEEMTLDQLVAFTVNPDHERQEQVWESVKRTYARQPFEIRRMLTEGAVRASDRRAQFVGLDAYEAAGGVILRDLFQSDDGGWLQDAGLLAKLVVEKLETETQAIRAEGWKWIEIGADFPYGHTYGLRRIIGEPEPMSDEETASLEALKAEYDQLEDEYASAEEFPEEIDIRLGEIETAMEALQERPVRFEPDEIAMAGVFVSIGHDGRLRVERGYVRPEDEPPVETDGQDEVDGINASADEEVDHATTTDSSAETEEEDDGLKPLSDRLVMELTAHRTLALRDALANDPQTAFLAALHAMTLRLFYHYPLDSCVEITPHSSSLGAQASGLADTAYALNIDARTDRWLAALPKAPEDLWDALVGFDSDSREALFAHCVAMTVNAVHEPYNRRPRALAHADVLAAKLGLDMAAAGWTPTGESYLARVTKARILEAVREAKGDEAADRIAGLKKPDMVAAAEELLSGSGWLPEVLRMPGLPEGEVQSAAGGGETAMGDSAVIADDEPVTGNAFATAAE encoded by the coding sequence ATGACAAAGTCTCAGAAAATACGCTTGAGCGCCTCGCGTGACATCCCCTTCAACAAGCTGGTGCTGAGCCAGTCCAATGTCCGGCGCGTCAAGGCCGGCGTCTCGATCGAGGAGTTGGCCGAGGATATCGCCCGGCGCACGCTCCTGTCCTCGATCACCGTCCGGCCGGTGCTGGACGATGACGGCGCGGAAACCGGCATGTTCGAGATCCCGGCCGGCGGACGCCGCTACCGGGCGCTCGAATTGCTGGTCAAGCAGAAGCGGCTCAATCGCACCGCGCCCGTGCCCTGCATCGTGCGCACCGACGGCCTCGCCGAAGAGGACAGCCTGGCCGAAAATGTTCAGCGTGCGCCGCTTCATCCGCTCGACCAGTTCCGCGCCTTCCAGGCGATGCGGGAGAAGGGCAAGAGCGAGGAAGAGATCGCGGCGGCCTTCTTCGTCTCCGCGAATGTCGTCAAGCAACGGCTGAAGCTCGCCGCCGTCTCGCCGTCGCTCCTCGACGCATATGCGGAAGAGGAAATGACGCTCGACCAGCTCGTGGCCTTCACGGTCAATCCCGATCATGAGCGCCAGGAACAGGTCTGGGAATCGGTCAAGCGGACCTACGCGAGGCAGCCCTTTGAGATCCGCCGCATGCTGACCGAAGGCGCCGTGCGGGCCTCCGACCGCCGGGCGCAGTTCGTCGGGCTCGACGCCTATGAAGCCGCCGGCGGCGTCATCCTGCGCGATCTCTTCCAGTCCGACGATGGCGGTTGGCTGCAGGACGCAGGGCTGCTTGCGAAGCTCGTCGTTGAAAAGCTCGAAACAGAGACGCAAGCGATCCGTGCCGAAGGCTGGAAATGGATCGAGATCGGCGCCGACTTCCCTTACGGCCACACCTACGGTCTGCGCCGGATTATCGGCGAGCCCGAGCCGATGAGCGACGAGGAGACGGCCAGCTTAGAAGCGCTCAAGGCTGAATACGATCAGCTCGAAGACGAGTACGCCAGCGCCGAGGAGTTCCCGGAAGAGATCGACATCCGGCTCGGCGAGATCGAAACGGCGATGGAAGCCTTGCAGGAGCGACCCGTCCGCTTCGAGCCCGACGAAATCGCCATGGCTGGCGTCTTTGTCAGCATCGGCCATGACGGTCGCTTGCGTGTGGAGCGCGGCTATGTCCGCCCCGAGGACGAACCCCCGGTCGAGACCGATGGGCAGGATGAGGTCGATGGGATTAACGCCTCCGCCGATGAAGAGGTCGATCATGCCACGACTACGGATTCCAGCGCAGAGACCGAAGAGGAAGACGATGGCCTGAAGCCGCTCTCCGACCGCCTCGTCATGGAGCTGACGGCGCATCGCACGCTTGCCCTGCGCGACGCGCTGGCCAACGATCCGCAGACGGCGTTCCTCGCCGCCCTGCACGCGATGACGCTGCGGCTGTTCTATCACTATCCGCTGGATAGCTGCGTCGAGATCACGCCGCACAGCTCAAGTCTGGGTGCTCAGGCGTCGGGCCTCGCCGACACGGCCTATGCGCTCAACATCGACGCTCGCACCGATAGGTGGCTCGCTGCGCTTCCCAAAGCGCCTGAGGATCTGTGGGATGCGCTGGTTGGTTTCGACAGCGACAGCCGTGAGGCGCTGTTCGCGCATTGCGTCGCCATGACCGTCAATGCCGTCCATGAACCCTACAACCGCCGGCCGCGGGCGCTCGCCCACGCGGACGTGCTGGCGGCAAAGCTCGGGCTCGACATGGCGGCGGCCGGCTGGACGCCGACGGGCGAGAGCTATCTCGCGCGCGTCACCAAGGCCCGCATTCTGGAGGCCGTGCGCGAAGCCAAGGGCGATGAAGCCGCCGACCGCATCGCGGGTCTCAAGAAGCCGGACATGGTCGCGGCGGCCGAAGAGCTCCTCAGCGGGAGTGGTTGGCTGCCCGAAGTGCTGCGCATGCCGGGCCTTCCCGAGGGCGAAGTGCAATCGGCGGCTGGCGGCGGCGAAACGGCCATGGGCGATTCCGCCGTCATCGCCGACGATGAACCTGTCACCGGCAACGCCTTCGCCACTGCGGCCGAGTGA
- a CDS encoding SRPBCC family protein yields the protein MNGRLPDITIVRRLKAPPEKVYAAMTQVDKVLQWWGPDAGPAVRAELDLRPGGRYSIVFRLTDGSEHNPTGVYREVVPNEKLVFTWEWPGRPDWESLVTIRLRPIDIGTELTLTHEKLPNDEAIESHRAGWTGWAGELETYLEDGK from the coding sequence ATGAACGGCCGGCTCCCGGACATAACCATAGTGCGCCGCCTCAAGGCACCACCGGAGAAGGTCTACGCGGCGATGACGCAGGTCGATAAGGTCCTGCAATGGTGGGGGCCGGATGCCGGACCGGCCGTCCGCGCCGAACTCGATCTTCGCCCCGGCGGCCGCTACTCCATCGTCTTTCGCCTGACGGATGGCTCGGAACACAACCCGACGGGTGTCTATCGGGAGGTCGTGCCGAACGAAAAGCTCGTCTTCACCTGGGAATGGCCCGGCCGGCCCGACTGGGAGTCGCTGGTCACCATTCGCCTGCGGCCCATCGACATCGGCACCGAGTTGACCCTGACGCACGAGAAGCTGCCGAACGACGAAGCGATCGAGAGCCACCGTGCCGGCTGGACCGGCTGGGCGGGCGAACTGGAAACCTATCTTGAGGACGGAAAATGA